In Gemmatimonadales bacterium, a genomic segment contains:
- a CDS encoding DinB family protein, translating into MATDERESLIRRYQAGPRLIREALAKVPPEAMKWRPAPGKWSVHEVICHCADSETVSSTRIRFLVGADNPTILGYDQDRWAATFDYHALPLEPSLAQIEAVRAWTAELIRSLPGSAWSREGTHSESGRYSAETWLGLYAEHLEVHARQIGRNVEALMAARA; encoded by the coding sequence ATGGCGACCGATGAACGCGAATCGCTGATCCGCCGGTACCAAGCCGGTCCGCGCCTCATCCGTGAGGCGCTGGCGAAGGTCCCGCCGGAAGCGATGAAGTGGCGCCCCGCGCCGGGCAAGTGGTCGGTGCACGAAGTCATCTGCCACTGCGCGGACAGCGAGACGGTGTCATCCACGCGCATCAGGTTCCTGGTGGGTGCGGACAACCCCACTATCCTCGGCTACGACCAGGACCGCTGGGCCGCGACGTTCGACTACCACGCGCTTCCGCTCGAGCCGTCGCTCGCGCAGATCGAGGCCGTTCGCGCCTGGACCGCCGAGCTGATCAGGAGTCTCCCCGGGTCGGCCTGGTCGCGCGAGGGTACGCACTCGGAGTCCGGCCGGTACTCCGCGGAGACCTGGCTGGGACTGTATGCGGAGCACTTGGAGGTGCACGCGCGGCAGATCGGGCGGAACGTGGAAGCGTTGATGGCCGCGCGGGCGTAG
- a CDS encoding VOC family protein has product MSQAEHDRRVDYVEFPATDVVATKTFYETVFGWRFEDYGPDYQSFHDGRLGGGFRKQAAPSPGGPLVVIYAVDLEAMERKVRSAGGTIARATVAFPGGRRFHFTDPSGNELAVWTDQ; this is encoded by the coding sequence ATGAGCCAGGCCGAGCACGACCGCCGCGTGGATTACGTCGAGTTCCCCGCGACCGACGTCGTCGCGACGAAGACGTTCTACGAAACGGTCTTCGGCTGGCGCTTCGAGGACTACGGGCCCGATTACCAGAGCTTCCACGACGGGCGGTTGGGCGGCGGCTTCCGCAAGCAGGCGGCGCCCTCGCCTGGCGGGCCGCTCGTCGTCATCTACGCGGTCGATCTCGAGGCGATGGAGAGAAAGGTCCGAAGCGCGGGAGGCACGATCGCACGCGCCACGGTTGCGTTTCCGGGTGGACGGCGGTTCCATTTCACGGATCCCTCAGGCAACGAGCTGGCCGTGTGGACGGACCAGTGA
- a CDS encoding serine hydrolase, with amino-acid sequence MNGQRRRAGAFVALALALPPCAAAQARGARDPWREFDAYVAQAVRDWNTPGLAIAVVKDDSVVFARGYGVRALGTSDSVTTHTLFANASTTKAFTSMVVAMLMDSGRLRWDQRVAELVPELVMRDPYVTQELTLRDLLTHRVGFGDPGYLWYGSEYDYAEIARHLRLVPAQSSFRSRYAYNNVTYATAGVMASRAAGASWDDLVRTRILEPLGMTETVTQASGLSGRADVALPHDLIDDTLRVIGNAGIGLVDPIAPAGSMYSSVLDMSKWIRFLLDSGRVGGRRLVSEPAFTEMFRPQTVIRPGDFYPTARLTRPHFTAYGMGWFLEDYRGEGVAMHTGSIDGTVAIVGLIPDRRIGVVIFANRDHVELRHALMYRVFDQFIGGARRDWSVEMRAMYDSLASAARAQRRRVEAARVPGTRPTLPLERYAGTYSDSLYGDLTIRMENGVLVAAVSPFLTADLEHWNYDTFRFRWRNRWISPDLATFRIGPDGQVADVVVDGAARRRVDRRGP; translated from the coding sequence GTGAACGGTCAACGCCGTCGCGCCGGTGCGTTCGTCGCTCTGGCACTCGCGCTTCCCCCCTGCGCTGCGGCACAGGCGCGCGGCGCGCGCGACCCGTGGCGGGAGTTCGATGCCTACGTCGCGCAGGCGGTCCGGGACTGGAACACCCCCGGCCTCGCCATCGCCGTGGTCAAGGACGACTCGGTGGTCTTCGCGCGCGGATACGGCGTTCGCGCCCTCGGCACCAGCGACTCGGTCACCACGCACACTCTGTTCGCCAACGCTTCCACCACCAAGGCGTTCACCTCGATGGTGGTGGCCATGCTGATGGACTCGGGAAGGCTCCGGTGGGACCAGCGGGTCGCGGAGTTGGTGCCCGAGCTGGTGATGCGCGACCCGTACGTGACCCAGGAGCTGACGCTCCGTGATCTGCTCACTCACCGGGTCGGCTTCGGGGATCCCGGCTACTTGTGGTATGGGTCCGAGTACGACTACGCGGAGATCGCGCGACACCTGCGGCTGGTCCCGGCGCAGTCGAGCTTCCGGTCGCGGTACGCCTACAACAACGTCACCTACGCCACGGCGGGGGTGATGGCGTCCCGCGCCGCGGGCGCTTCGTGGGACGACCTGGTCCGCACCCGCATCCTCGAGCCGTTAGGCATGACCGAGACCGTGACGCAGGCATCCGGCCTCTCGGGCCGCGCCGACGTCGCCCTGCCGCACGACCTGATAGACGACACCTTGCGCGTCATCGGCAATGCGGGCATCGGGCTCGTCGACCCGATCGCGCCCGCGGGCTCGATGTACTCGAGCGTCCTCGACATGTCGAAGTGGATCAGGTTCCTGCTGGATTCCGGCCGCGTGGGGGGAAGGCGGCTGGTGAGCGAGCCGGCCTTCACCGAGATGTTCCGGCCGCAGACGGTCATCCGTCCCGGGGACTTCTACCCCACGGCGCGACTCACCCGGCCGCATTTCACGGCGTACGGCATGGGGTGGTTCCTCGAGGACTACCGCGGCGAAGGGGTGGCGATGCACACCGGCAGCATCGACGGCACGGTGGCCATAGTGGGGCTCATCCCCGACCGGCGGATCGGGGTGGTCATCTTCGCGAACCGCGACCATGTCGAGCTGCGCCACGCGCTGATGTACCGCGTCTTCGACCAGTTCATCGGCGGAGCGCGGCGCGACTGGAGCGTGGAGATGCGCGCGATGTACGACAGCCTGGCATCGGCCGCCCGGGCGCAGCGGAGACGGGTCGAAGCGGCGCGCGTGCCCGGCACGCGGCCGACGCTACCGCTGGAGCGCTACGCTGGCACCTACTCCGACAGCCTCTACGGGGACCTGACGATACGCATGGAGAACGGTGTGCTGGTAGCGGCGGTCTCGCCGTTCCTCACCGCCGACCTCGAGCACTGGAACTACGACACCTTCCGGTTTCGGTGGCGCAACCGCTGGATCAGCCCGGACCTCGCCACGTTCCGGATCGGGCCGGATGGGCAGGTTGCGGATGTCGTGGTGGACGGCGCCGCGCGACGCAGGGTGGACCGGCGCGGCCCCTAG
- a CDS encoding M20/M25/M40 family metallo-hydrolase, producing the protein MRSLRLIVIALACAAPLAAQQVVQERLDMAALARIREEGLNNSQVDSLAGYLMDVIGPRLTASSNLRRAQEWAAQIFRSWGMANVNIEPWDSLFGRGWERVSFAGRMVEPYPQPLNAVAQAWTGSTRGTVTCPVMIVTIAADSNMAQYNGRLRGACIMRAAPRAITPEWTPSARRSDADSLIAIANRPSAPPQQQQNPQQQQNFRQQQAFNTRLYAWFQQQGVVAVLNGSNWGFGMLLTGGGPQSRQARDSVNFEPLPSLTLSNEHYGQLWRDVQRNVPVRLELNVQNRFTNPDRREYNVIAEIPGTDRAGEVVMVGAHYDSWHPGTGATDNGAGSVVMMEAMRILKTLNLPMRRTVRIALWSGEEQGLLGSRDWVRKHRADMASISAYLNVDNGTGRLRGVYAQSNPAVMPIFENILSPFRDLGVVTMTPGNTGGTDHLSFDAAGVPGFQFIQDPMDYDTRTHHSNLDTYERLVMDDLKQAATIVAWSVYTIANRDEMMPRKPAAGATN; encoded by the coding sequence ATGCGCAGTCTGCGTCTTATCGTCATCGCGCTCGCGTGCGCGGCACCCCTCGCCGCGCAGCAGGTCGTGCAGGAGCGCCTCGACATGGCCGCACTGGCGCGCATCCGCGAGGAGGGCCTCAATAACTCGCAGGTGGATTCGCTCGCGGGATACCTCATGGACGTCATCGGCCCGCGACTCACCGCTTCCAGCAACCTGCGCCGCGCCCAGGAGTGGGCCGCGCAGATCTTCCGCAGCTGGGGCATGGCCAACGTGAACATCGAGCCTTGGGACTCGCTCTTCGGCCGGGGCTGGGAGCGCGTGTCGTTCGCGGGCCGCATGGTCGAACCGTATCCGCAGCCGCTGAACGCGGTGGCCCAGGCGTGGACCGGAAGCACGCGCGGCACCGTCACCTGCCCGGTGATGATTGTGACCATCGCCGCCGACTCGAACATGGCGCAGTACAACGGCCGCCTGCGCGGCGCCTGCATCATGCGCGCCGCTCCGCGCGCCATCACGCCGGAGTGGACCCCGTCGGCCCGGCGCTCCGACGCGGACTCGCTAATCGCGATCGCCAACCGGCCCAGCGCGCCCCCACAGCAGCAGCAGAACCCGCAGCAGCAGCAGAATTTCCGGCAGCAGCAGGCCTTCAATACCCGGCTCTACGCCTGGTTCCAGCAGCAGGGCGTCGTCGCGGTCCTCAACGGGTCGAACTGGGGCTTTGGCATGCTGCTCACTGGCGGCGGCCCGCAGTCACGCCAGGCGCGGGACAGCGTCAACTTCGAGCCGCTCCCCTCGCTCACGCTGTCGAACGAGCATTACGGCCAGCTGTGGCGTGACGTCCAGCGCAACGTGCCGGTCCGGCTCGAGCTGAACGTGCAGAACCGCTTCACCAACCCGGATCGGCGGGAGTACAACGTGATCGCCGAGATCCCGGGCACCGACCGGGCCGGCGAGGTGGTGATGGTCGGCGCGCACTATGACAGCTGGCACCCCGGCACCGGCGCGACCGACAACGGTGCGGGCTCGGTGGTGATGATGGAGGCGATGCGCATCCTGAAGACGCTCAACCTGCCGATGCGACGCACGGTGCGGATCGCGCTATGGAGCGGGGAAGAGCAGGGGTTGCTGGGCTCGCGCGACTGGGTCCGCAAGCACCGGGCCGACATGGCGAGCATCTCGGCGTACCTGAACGTGGACAACGGCACCGGCCGCCTGCGCGGCGTGTACGCGCAGTCCAACCCGGCCGTCATGCCGATCTTCGAGAACATCCTCTCGCCCTTCCGCGACCTGGGCGTCGTGACCATGACGCCGGGCAACACCGGCGGCACCGACCACCTCTCGTTCGACGCGGCCGGCGTGCCGGGATTCCAGTTCATCCAGGATCCGATGGACTATGACACGCGCACGCACCACTCGAACCTGGACACCTACGAGCGGCTGGTGATGGACGACCTCAAGCAGGCGGCGACGATTGTGGCGTGGTCGGTGTACACGATCGCGAACCGCGACGAGATGATGCCGCGGAAGCCGGCGGCGGGGGCGACCAACTAG
- a CDS encoding M1 family metallopeptidase gives MRSAFTFVLLIVGAAGMAGAQVADTSAFRRLDLPAPNAYRSAGGAPGHAYWQNRADYAIEATLDTVRNEIRATGRLHYENNSPDALQFLWLQLDQNIFAEGSINQLTAPPPLVFAGVPFNMTGAGFIGGFTIDRLEANGRALPRYLWDTMLRVDLPSPLASGEAITLDLAWRFPIPEMGAGRMGRDGRLYEIAQWYPRFAVYDDVNGWNTLPYIGAGEFYLEYGDFDVRLTVPASFIVAATGTLENPGEVLTERQRVRLLQAQSGREPVSIITGDEAGNPARTRPTNSGTITWHFRASNVRDVAFACAPNFRWDATTWNGILVQTFYRPQAARWEEAIRMARHTIQFFSERWATYPWPQFSTVEGPIQGMEYPMITFVPNDTSRTGLHWVLMHELGHQWFPMMVGNDERRYPWMDEGFNTFIDLYAAADYFRGTPYADSVMNGPLTAYPVNARPGDEQPLITAPTEVRTLYWNGYQKPALMMRLLREEVLGPEGFDRAFREYVRRWAYRHPQPADFFRTMENVSGRDLDWYWRGWVFTTARLDQAIDSVLGPAPAPTGPNARAGRAAAGPLSGAVRIVLSNRREMVMPAELKLFYEDGTSETRRLPVEIWNLGSRFVMNVDTRGRRLVGAELDPRRVYPDADRRNNVWGRPR, from the coding sequence ATGCGATCCGCCTTCACCTTCGTTCTCCTCATCGTCGGCGCCGCCGGCATGGCCGGCGCCCAGGTAGCCGACACCTCGGCATTCCGACGCCTCGACCTCCCGGCCCCGAACGCCTATCGCTCGGCGGGCGGCGCGCCAGGGCACGCCTACTGGCAGAACCGCGCCGACTACGCCATCGAAGCGACGCTCGACACCGTGCGCAACGAGATCCGCGCCACCGGACGATTGCATTACGAGAACAACTCGCCCGACGCGCTCCAGTTCCTCTGGCTCCAACTCGACCAGAACATCTTTGCCGAGGGGAGCATCAACCAGCTCACCGCCCCGCCGCCGCTGGTCTTCGCGGGCGTCCCGTTCAACATGACCGGAGCCGGCTTCATAGGCGGATTCACGATCGATCGGCTTGAAGCGAACGGCCGCGCGCTACCCCGCTACCTGTGGGACACCATGCTGCGCGTGGACCTTCCGTCCCCCCTCGCATCCGGCGAGGCGATCACGCTCGATCTGGCCTGGCGATTCCCCATACCGGAGATGGGCGCGGGGCGCATGGGCCGCGATGGCCGCCTCTACGAGATCGCGCAGTGGTACCCGCGCTTCGCCGTGTACGACGACGTGAACGGGTGGAACACGCTGCCGTACATCGGCGCCGGTGAATTCTACCTCGAGTACGGGGACTTCGACGTGCGGCTGACGGTGCCCGCGAGCTTCATCGTGGCGGCGACCGGCACGCTCGAGAATCCTGGTGAGGTGCTGACGGAACGGCAGCGCGTGAGACTGCTCCAGGCGCAGAGCGGCCGCGAGCCGGTCTCGATCATCACCGGGGACGAAGCCGGGAACCCGGCGCGGACGCGCCCCACGAATTCCGGGACGATCACCTGGCACTTCCGGGCCTCCAACGTGCGCGACGTCGCCTTCGCCTGTGCACCCAACTTCCGCTGGGACGCCACGACGTGGAACGGGATCCTGGTCCAGACCTTCTACCGCCCGCAGGCCGCGCGGTGGGAGGAGGCGATCCGGATGGCGCGGCACACCATCCAGTTCTTCTCCGAGCGGTGGGCGACCTACCCGTGGCCGCAGTTCTCGACCGTCGAGGGACCGATCCAGGGGATGGAGTACCCGATGATCACCTTCGTCCCGAACGACACGAGCCGCACCGGGCTTCATTGGGTGCTGATGCACGAGCTCGGGCACCAGTGGTTCCCGATGATGGTCGGGAACGATGAACGCCGGTACCCGTGGATGGACGAAGGGTTCAACACCTTCATCGACCTGTACGCCGCCGCCGACTACTTCCGCGGAACGCCCTACGCCGATTCGGTCATGAACGGGCCGCTCACCGCGTACCCCGTCAACGCGCGGCCGGGCGACGAGCAACCGCTGATCACGGCGCCCACGGAGGTGCGCACGCTGTACTGGAACGGGTACCAGAAGCCGGCGCTGATGATGCGGCTCCTGCGTGAGGAAGTGCTCGGCCCCGAGGGGTTCGACCGGGCATTCCGCGAGTACGTCAGGCGCTGGGCGTACCGGCACCCGCAGCCGGCGGATTTCTTTCGAACGATGGAGAACGTGAGCGGGCGGGACCTTGACTGGTATTGGCGCGGGTGGGTGTTTACGACGGCGAGGCTCGACCAGGCCATCGACTCCGTCCTCGGCCCGGCGCCCGCACCGACAGGCCCCAACGCGCGCGCGGGACGCGCGGCGGCCGGGCCGCTCAGCGGCGCCGTCCGCATCGTGCTGTCGAACCGCCGTGAGATGGTGATGCCCGCGGAGCTGAAGCTCTTCTACGAGGACGGCACGAGCGAAACGCGGCGGCTGCCGGTGGAGATCTGGAATCTCGGCTCACGCTTTGTGATGAACGTGGATACGCGCGGTAGGCGACTCGTCGGCGCGGAGCTGGATCCGCGAAGGGTCTACCCGGATGCGGACCGGCGGAACAACGTCTGGGGACGACCGCGGTAG
- a CDS encoding insulinase family protein, translating into MLRRSLILFLPGLLLASPVRSLVAQAAGAADLARPLPVDSLYTVGTLDNGLRYYIRVNQRPEKRAELRLVVNAGSVLEADDQRGLAHMVEHMAFNGTEHFPKQALIHYLQSIGMRFGADLNAYTSFDETVYMLTVPTDTGRFLEQGIEILGDWAHGQLFDSAEVESERGVVIEEWRLRRGAGARMQDRQFPILLRGSRYAERIPIGDADYLRTFPHEPLRRFYRDWYRPDLMAVVAVGDFDKAAVERLIRDRFSRLPRPASPSARTVFPVPPHDSTYVAIATDREATNSTVAVYHLLPVRNQSTVGSYRQRIVERLFSAMLNARYSEIVQRPDAPFAFAGSGRGYFVRSADAYTLVAGVRSGGVLRGLEAALTETERVARYGFTATELEREKTDVLRGYEQIYAERERRQSASHAAECIRHILQGEDMTGAEVEYRMHQQFLPGVTLEEVNRLAREWLVDRNRVVLVNAPEQEGTSIPTEAQLLAVFGAVRAQTIEPYHDSTSSAPLVAHLPAPAAIVSERRIPEIGVTEWRLANGVRVVLKPTDFQADQILLSASSPGGTSLAADSNYVSASFATTAVGAGGTGEFSAIDLGRILTGKIASANPFVGSRTEGMSGSASPRDVETMLQLVYLRFTAPRRDSAAFVAFRQTFQAQLANRGASPQAAFQDTIGVTMSQHHVRARPLNAAVLDEIDLDRAMTFYRERYADASDFTFFIVGNFSVDSLRPLVQRYLGGLPSINRHEAGRDEGIRPPTGVVDRVVRRGVEPQSQTFLSFTGPFEWSRVNQYVLGSLGEVLQLRLLDRLREALGGTYSVSANAGGGRDAPQRYGVTIRFGSAPERVEELTRVVFAEIQAISDSGPSAAELERVKETQRRQRETGLRQNAFWLSVLGSAYQYGDDPRIVLTYDTLVSGLTAAAIRDAARRYIRTDNYVHLTLLPEAPHQ; encoded by the coding sequence ATGCTGCGCCGCTCGCTGATCCTGTTCCTGCCGGGGCTGCTGCTCGCCTCCCCGGTGCGTTCGCTGGTTGCCCAGGCCGCCGGTGCCGCGGACCTGGCTCGACCGCTGCCGGTGGACTCGCTGTACACGGTCGGGACGCTGGACAACGGTCTGCGTTACTACATCCGGGTCAACCAGAGGCCGGAGAAGCGCGCGGAGCTCCGCCTGGTGGTCAACGCCGGCTCGGTGCTCGAGGCCGATGACCAGCGCGGGCTGGCGCACATGGTGGAGCACATGGCGTTCAACGGGACGGAACACTTCCCCAAGCAGGCCCTGATCCACTACCTCCAGTCCATCGGCATGCGCTTCGGGGCCGACCTGAACGCCTACACCAGTTTCGACGAGACCGTATACATGCTCACCGTGCCCACCGACACGGGGAGGTTTCTCGAGCAGGGGATCGAGATCCTGGGTGACTGGGCGCACGGGCAGCTGTTCGATTCGGCGGAAGTCGAAAGCGAGCGCGGTGTCGTCATCGAGGAGTGGCGGCTCCGGCGCGGCGCGGGGGCACGGATGCAGGACCGGCAATTCCCCATTCTGTTGCGTGGATCCCGTTACGCCGAGCGGATCCCGATCGGCGACGCGGACTACCTGCGGACCTTTCCTCATGAGCCGCTGCGCCGCTTCTACCGCGACTGGTACCGGCCGGACCTCATGGCCGTGGTCGCGGTGGGAGACTTCGACAAGGCCGCGGTCGAGCGGCTGATCCGTGACCGCTTCTCACGCTTGCCGCGGCCCGCCTCGCCCAGTGCGCGGACGGTCTTCCCAGTTCCCCCTCACGACTCGACCTACGTCGCGATCGCCACGGACCGCGAAGCGACCAACTCCACCGTGGCCGTCTACCACCTGCTTCCGGTGCGCAACCAGTCCACGGTCGGCTCCTACCGGCAGAGGATCGTGGAGCGCCTGTTCAGCGCCATGCTCAACGCGCGCTACTCGGAGATCGTGCAGCGGCCCGACGCACCGTTCGCGTTCGCCGGCTCGGGACGTGGTTACTTCGTCCGGTCGGCCGACGCGTACACGCTGGTCGCCGGGGTGAGGAGTGGCGGCGTCCTGCGCGGGCTGGAGGCGGCGCTCACCGAGACGGAGCGGGTGGCGCGGTACGGCTTCACCGCCACGGAGCTGGAGCGGGAGAAGACCGATGTGTTGCGCGGTTACGAGCAGATCTATGCCGAGCGCGAGCGGCGTCAGTCGGCCTCCCACGCCGCCGAGTGCATCCGCCATATTCTCCAGGGCGAGGACATGACCGGCGCCGAAGTCGAGTATCGCATGCACCAGCAGTTCCTGCCCGGGGTCACGCTCGAGGAAGTGAACCGGCTGGCCCGCGAGTGGCTGGTGGACCGGAATCGCGTCGTCCTCGTCAACGCACCAGAGCAGGAGGGCACGTCGATCCCGACGGAGGCCCAGCTCCTGGCGGTGTTCGGCGCCGTGCGGGCGCAGACGATCGAGCCGTACCACGACTCGACCTCCTCCGCCCCGCTCGTGGCGCACCTGCCGGCGCCCGCGGCGATCGTCTCCGAGCGCCGCATTCCCGAGATCGGCGTCACCGAGTGGAGACTGGCGAACGGGGTGCGGGTGGTGCTCAAGCCGACCGACTTCCAGGCCGACCAGATCCTGCTCTCCGCCAGCAGTCCCGGCGGGACGTCGCTCGCCGCCGACTCGAACTATGTGTCTGCGTCCTTTGCGACGACGGCCGTCGGCGCCGGCGGAACTGGCGAGTTCAGCGCGATCGACCTTGGCAGGATCCTCACAGGCAAGATCGCGTCCGCCAACCCCTTCGTCGGGTCCCGGACCGAGGGCATGAGCGGCTCAGCCTCACCGAGGGACGTCGAGACGATGCTCCAGCTCGTCTATCTCCGCTTCACAGCCCCGCGGCGCGACAGCGCGGCGTTCGTCGCATTTCGCCAGACCTTCCAGGCTCAGCTCGCGAACCGGGGAGCGAGTCCCCAAGCGGCGTTCCAGGACACTATCGGTGTCACGATGAGTCAGCACCACGTCCGGGCCCGGCCGCTTAACGCGGCCGTGCTGGACGAGATCGACCTGGATCGCGCGATGACGTTCTACCGAGAGCGGTACGCCGACGCGAGCGACTTCACGTTTTTCATCGTCGGCAACTTCTCGGTTGATTCGCTGCGGCCTCTGGTGCAGCGATATCTAGGCGGGCTTCCCTCGATCAACCGGCACGAAGCGGGTCGGGACGAGGGCATCCGCCCGCCGACCGGCGTCGTGGACAGGGTGGTGCGCCGCGGCGTCGAGCCGCAGAGCCAGACGTTCCTCTCCTTCACGGGACCGTTTGAGTGGAGCAGGGTCAACCAGTACGTGCTGGGGTCGTTAGGTGAGGTGCTACAGCTGCGCCTGCTCGATCGCCTGCGGGAGGCGCTCGGCGGCACCTACAGCGTCAGCGCGAACGCCGGCGGCGGCCGGGACGCGCCGCAGCGATATGGGGTCACGATCCGGTTCGGCAGTGCGCCCGAACGGGTCGAGGAGCTGACCCGGGTGGTGTTCGCGGAAATCCAGGCGATCAGCGACTCCGGCCCGAGCGCGGCCGAGCTCGAGAGGGTGAAGGAGACGCAGCGGCGCCAGCGCGAGACCGGCTTGCGTCAGAACGCCTTCTGGTTGAGCGTGCTGGGCAGCGCCTATCAGTATGGCGACGACCCGCGCATCGTGTTGACCTACGACACGCTGGTGAGCGGCCTCACCGCGGCGGCGATCCGCGATGCGGCCCGGCGCTACATCAGGACCGACAACTACGTCCACCTGACGCTGCTCCCGGAGGCCCCGCACCAGTGA